The Ferrimonas balearica DSM 9799 genome includes the window CAGCTGTACGTAGCCCTTACCGACGATGTCGAAGTACTCGATGGATTGGCTCAGTACCGGCGAGCCACTGCCATAGGCCCACTGCAGGATGGCACCGTAACCGATACCCAGGCCCAGGGCCAGGAACACCCGGCGGGTAAATTTGACGTGTTTCTGCTGCAGCGTGAACAGCAGGTAGAACAGTCCCAACATCACCACGACGTTGAGCAAAATAGACAAACTCATAGTACTCGTACCTTATCCGGGTAAATATCCCGGTTCGCCTCTTAATACTGGCGGGAGTGGTTGTAATTATGTTGCAACCCAAAGGATCCCTCTGGGTTTCTCCCTCTAGACGCGCAGCATACCCAATGGCGCGCCCAGATCTTTATGCCCAAATGGAATAATAAAGTCTATTTGAGTAATTAACGGTCGGTGTCAGCCAGTTCCCGCGCCAGCTCTACCAGCACACCCTCACGCAACGCGCCGCCAGCCAGAGCCAGCTGAGGCAGTTCCAGTGCCGTCATAAAGCCCGTCAGCAGGGCAACACCAGCGGCAAAGGTGGGCACCCGCTCCGGGTCGAGGCCGGGCAACGCGTTGTGGCCCAGGTTCAGCAACTCATCGCGTACCTGGGAAAGTTCGATTGGGGTAATCGCTTCCAGCGGTGTGCCCCGGGCTTCAAACAACTCAAACAAACTGCGGACGGTGCCGGAGACGCCCAGCGCTTCAATGCCATGGTAGGGCGCCAGTTGCTCGGCAAACGGCGCCAGCGCCTCGCTGACGGTCTGTGCGACCTGATCAAAGGCGTCGGCACTGATGCCCTGCTGCAACGCCCCCTGCATGGTGGTGACGCAGCCCAGTTCAAAGGAGTGCTTAAACGCCATGGCCTGCTCATCGCCCACCACCAACTCGGTACTGGCGCCGCCGATGTCCAGCACCATCACGGTGCCGGTTACGGCGGT containing:
- a CDS encoding Ppx/GppA phosphatase, encoding MVKPQTDPSDTLVAAITLGSNSFNLLIAKTGPAVPTIIAKHKRKARLARGLALDGHIGDDAMAEGLDCLAWFGELLKQYQPARVAVLATAALRQADNAAQFIAEGEPRLGYPIEVISGQREATLIYQGMRAATAVTGTVMVLDIGGASTELVVGDEQAMAFKHSFELGCVTTMQGALQQGISADAFDQVAQTVSEALAPFAEQLAPYHGIEALGVSGTVRSLFELFEARGTPLEAITPIELSQVRDELLNLGHNALPGLDPERVPTFAAGVALLTGFMTALELPQLALAGGALREGVLVELARELADTDR